The genomic interval GCGGTCGTCTCCTGAACGTCCTCGATGGTTGCCTCGATCTCGCTGGCCTGCTGGCGCGACTCGTTCGCGAGTTCTTTGATCTCCTCGGCGACGACGGCGAACCCCTCGCCGGCTTCGCCCGCCCGCGCCGCCTCGATGGAGGCGTTGAGTGCGAGCATGTTGGTCTGCTCGGCGACGCCGTCGATCACTTCGACGATCCCGTCGATCTCGGCGATCCGCTCACGCAGGTCGGTCACGTCGGTCGCCATCTCGTCGGCGGCGGCGTCGACCGACTCCATCGCGTCGATCGCCTCCTTCGCGGACGACTGCCCGTCGCGAGCCACCTCCTCTGCACGCATACTCGTGGTCTCGACTTCGCCCGCCGTCGCAGCGATCTCTTCGACGCTCGCGCTCAAGTCGGCGATGTCGCCGACAACCGCCTCCAGATTCTCGTGTTGGTCAGCCGCGATGTCGGCGCTCCGAACGGAGCTGTCCGCGACGTTCTCGGCGGAGTCTCGTAGTCGGTCCAGCACCGCGCGTATCTCCTCGGAGACGGTCCGCTGTGCGGCGGCCATCCGCTCGCGCTGTCTGACGAGGTCGGTGACGACCGGCGTCATCTCGACCGACCCGATCACCTCGCCGTCGAGCGTCTCCATCGGCACCGCGATCGCGCGGACCCACATGTCGCCGTCCGGCGTCGGGACCTTCCGGAACTCCTCCTCGCGAACCGCATCGCCAGTCCGTGCGACCGTCTCGGCGAGGATCTCGGATTTCCCCTCGGTTCCGAAGAACTCGTACCCCATCGTGCCGATCGCCTCGGACTCCGGGCGACCGTAGTTGGCGACCGCGGAGGCGTTGAAGTGGCGCAACACCCGCTCGTCGTCGACCGCGAGGATCGGCTCAGGGAACTCCTCGACGAGTTGGTCGAACAGGTGTCGCCACTCGTCGCGCTCGCGTCGCAGTTGCTCGCGGTCCTTCTCCTCGTCGGGGGTGGTCCCCTCGACGGATCGTCTGTACGTCCGTTGGGCGTCGTGGTCAGGGTGGTCGAGTTCCATCGTGTTCACATCCGGTGTCCGCACAGACGGCGGGTGACGAAGCCGTCTGCCTCCCGTCGCTTCCCCACTCGGGAACGGGATCAGTCGTGCGTGCCGCAGCGCAGTGTCACTCGACGGGTTCGGACTGATATTGATAAGCGTTCGCACGCAAATTGCAGAATTGCGACTTGGGCCCACTGTGCGTGTCGATTTGCCGACGAGTCCGTCGAGCGACTGGTCGGGCGGTCCGATTCGCGGACGCGACGTCACATCGCCGTGGCGCGAGCCGGGTCGTCCGCGAGACAGTCACCTATTCGGCGTGAAACCGATGAACTGCCGCGGACACTGGCGTTCAGCGACAAGAAACGCGGTGCCGGGAGTCGTCAGCGTTCACCAAAACTGAACACTACTGATCGAGTGCGAGCCCGGCCTGCTTCGCCGTGCTCAACACCAACCCGGGGAGGTCCTCGTCGAGCCGCTTCCCCGAGAATCGTTCGTTTGGTCCCTGGACGCCGAGGGCGCCGACGGCAGTCCCACCGGCGGTGATGGGCGCCGCGACGCCGCGCATGTCGGAGCTGAACTCCCCGCGGTCGAATGCGAGTCCGCGGTCCTCGACCGATCGGAGCTCCTTCCGTAGGGCGCGGCTGCCGTCGAACGTGCGGTCGGTGGGCGTCGCGTCCACCGCGGTCGCGTACCGATCGATCTCGTCGGCCGATCGGTGCGCGAGTAACACCTTCCCCGGCGCGGTCGTGTGGAGTGGGACGCGACTGCCGGCCCGGAAGCGGTAGTGGTTGCGCTCGGGTCGGCGGACGTCGACGTACACCGCGTCGTCGCCCTCCGCGACAGCGAGGACGGCGGACTCCCCGGTCGTCTCGGCGAGTTCGGTGACGAACTCGCGAGCGCTCCGGTACAGCGACCGCCGGTCGCGAACGGTCATGCCGGCGTCAAGCAGTGCCAGTCCGAGCCGATAGCGACCGTCACTCGCGCGGACGACGCCGAGTCGCTCCAACGTCTGCAGGTGATTGTGGACAGTTCCCTTCGAGAGCCCGAGCTCGCGGGCTAACTCGGACACGCCGGCGTCGTCAACCTCGAGCAGCGCGTCGACGACTCGTGCGGTGGTGTGGCTGGCGCCGACTGGGTACTCGCCCATGGCCTAGTTCCGTGAGGCAAGGTATATAAATCGTTCACCAAAGCTGAACGCTGACTCTCCATCGTGATTGTTCATTAGGGACACGCCTGATCAGCCCAATCACTCGAATCCGCCATCTAGAACCCCCACAAGACCATATTTCGCCTAATCCCCACCGACTATTCCGTTCAGCGATGATGAACGGCTTGCTTATGAATACGGTTGTTCGGGGAGGGGAAAGTGGTGCTAGAAGCCGTTTACCCGCCGAATGGGATGGCAGACCCCGTACAATTATATAGGAATAGTTGGTAGACGATGAGGACGGCTATGTCAAAGCGTACCAACACAACTGGGCGGCGACGTGTGCTGAAGGGAGCGGGCCTGGCGGGCCTGGCGGGCCTGGCCGGGTGTATCGGGACGGGCGACCCTGCACCGTCGGACGGTGGCACCGAGACGAGTGGCAACGGCGGGAGCGACGGCGGCGGCAGTTCGACCACGTCGAGCGGACCGGCGATGGCGCAGTCCGCAGAGGTGTGGGGCTGGGACGTCGCTGCGAAGTCGCTGGACCTGATCGACGACCCCTACGAATCCGAACACGGTGGCGACATCACGATCACCCAGATCGGTCGCGCCGACATGAAGGACAAGTTCAAATCGACGCTCCTGTCGGGCTCGGGGGCACCGGGCGCGGCGATGATGGAGAGCGTCGACGCCGCCTCGTGGGTCGACACGGGCGGCCTGCGCGACATCTCTGACTGGCTCGCGGAGGCCGGCATCAAAGAGGAGTTCGTCCCCGGCAAGTGGGGCCCCCTCGAGAAGGACGGCGGCACCTACGCGCTCCCGTGGGACATCGGCCCCGTCGGGACGTTCTACCGCCGCGACGTGATGGAAGAGCACGGCATCGACCCCACGAGCGTCGAGACGTGGGACCAGTACATCGAGGAGGGGAAGAAGCTCCCCGACGGACAGTACCTCCTCAACCTCCCGTCCAACGACTACGACGGTCTGTGGCGGATGATGTTCCGCCAGCTCGGCGGCCAGCCGTTCACCAGCAACGGCGCGGTGAACATCAACTCCGACAAGAGTCTGCAGGTGGCGCGCATCCTCAAGCGCCTGCGTGACTCGGGCGTGGCGAACGACCTCGCCTCGTGGTCGTCGGCGTGGTTCACCGCCTTCGGCGAGGGAACCACTGCCAGCCTGACCGCGGGTGCGTGGATCGAGGGCACCCTCAAGGCCGAGCTCGGTGACACGGCCGGCCAGTGGGGCGCCATCAAGCCGCCGGCGATCGAGTCTGGCGGCTCGCGCGCGACGAACTGGGGCGGCTCGAACGTCACCATCGCGAAGCAGGTCGACGACGAGACGGCCCGTCGCGCGTGGGACTACATGGCCTACACGTTGGGCAGCAAGGAGCACCAGCTTACCATGTACAAGGAGTACGGGATCTTCCCGGCGCTGGAGTCCGCCTACGAGTCTGAGGCGTTCGACCAGGGGAGCGAGTTCCTCGACGGCCAGGAGGCCGGTCGGATGTTCGCCGAGATCGCCCCCGAGATCGCACCGTACCGCTACACGGTCGACACGCCGGAGGTCACGAAGGCGATCAACACCCACTTCCGCGACATGATGACGGGCAACAAGACCCCCAAGGAAGCGATCGACGCGGCGGCCACGCAGGTCGCCGACCGGACGGGTCGCGACCTCGCCTGATTGCTCACCAGCATGGCCGCACCAACTTCCAACGAGCCGCTGTCGGACGCCACTGTCCGCGACCGGGCTCGGTTCTTTCGACAGGCGCTGAGCCGTCGGCTTCCGAGCCTCGGCGAGAGCGGCGTCGGCTACCTGTTCCTCCTGCCGACGTTCCTGTTGTTCTCGCTGTTCCTCGGGTTCCCGATCCTGTACACGTTCTACCTCTCGTTCTTCCGGTTCCAGGGCGTGAGCGACGAGACGCTGCTGTGGATCGATCTGCCGGGCTTCGAGTTCCAGTTGACCCGCATCGCGGAGCTCCAGTTCGTCGGGCTCCAAAACTACACGGCGATGTTCACCGACACGCTGTTCCTGCAGGCGTCGTTCAACACGCTGTTCATCCTGCTGGTGCAGGTGCCGCTGATGGTGGGGTTGGCGCTGCTGTTCGCGGTGGCGCTCAACGCCTCGTTCGTCAAGTTCCGCGGCGTGTTCCGTACCGTGCTCGCGCTGCCGGTGTCGGCGAACCTCGTCGCCTACTCGACGGTGTTCCTCCTGTTGATGCAGGAGACGGGCCTGGTGAACTACGTGCTCACGGGCGTCGGCCTGCCGGCGATCCCGTGGCTCAGTAGTTCGTTCTGGTCACGGATGACCATCGTCGGCGCCGTCACCTGGCGGTGGACCGGCTACAACATGATCATCCTGCTGGCGGGGCTGCAGAACATCCCCCAACAGCTGTACGAGGCCGCCGAGATCGACGGCGCCAGCCGGATCGACAAGTTCCGGTACGTGACGGTGCCGCAGCTGCGGCCCGTCCTGCTGTTCGTGTTCGTCACCTCGACGATCGGGACGTTCAAACTGTTCAGCGAGCCCGTGATCATCAACAGCGGTGGCGCACCGCTGGACTCGACGATCACCATCGTGCAGTACATCTACCAGACGGCGTTCATCGACTTCCGGCTGGGCTACGCGAGCGCGTTGACGTACGTGCTCATCTTCGTGGTCAGCCTGCTGTCGGCGGCGCAACTGCGCGTCGGAGGGTCCGACGATGCGTGAGGAGACGCGCCGCGAGGCGGTGTGGCAGTTCCTCACCTACGCGTTCATCCTCATGGGCGCCACCGTGACGATGGTGCCGCTGTACTGGATCGCGGTCGCGTCGACGCTGAAGGAGTCGGAGTTCCTCTCGTCGACGGCGCCGCGCCTGCTGCCGGGCGACAGTTTCCTCGCGAACTTCGAGTCGCTGCAAGCCCGCCAGAACGTCCAGTTCGTCGGCCACCCCGGCGAGATGACCCAGTACATCGACGTGGGTCCGTTCTACTTCGCGTACGACTTCTGGCACCTGTGGGACATGGGGGCGATGGAGAGCAGTATCTTCGTCGCGGTCGTGTACACGGCGCTGTCGCTGCTGCTGTGTTCGATGGCCGGCTTCGCGTTCGCGAAGTACGAGTTCCGGTTCAAGAAGCCCATCTTCTACGCCATCCTCGCGACGCTGATCTTGCCGATCCAACTGCTCGTCATCCCGCTGTTCCTCCTCATGAGCCAGCTCGGGATGACGAACAACTACTGGGCGATCATCCTCCCGTGGGCGGCGAACCCGCTCGGTATCTTCCTGATGCGCCAGAACATGCGGTCGATCCCCGACGCGCTGTTGGAGTCGGCCCGGATGGACGGCGCCACGGAGTTCCAACTGTACTACAAGATCGCGCTGCCGACGATGAAGTCGTCGTTGGCGGCGCTGGCGATCATCCTGTTCCTCTTCCAGTGGAACCTGTTCTTGTTCCCGCTGGTCATCCTCGACCAGGGCAAGTACACGATCCCGGTCGCCATCAACCAACTCGTCGGCGCACAGCGCGTCTACTACGACCAGATCATGGTCGCAGCGGCCCTCTCGGTGATCCCGGTGTTCCTGCTGTTCCTGTTCTTACAGAAGCAGTTCGTCAGCGGGATCCTCGCAGGGGCCGTCAAGGAGTGAGTTAAGCATGTCAGGTATCACATTACAGACTGTTCGAAAAGAGTTCGAGACCGGCGAGGAGCACATCGTCGCGGTCGACGACGTCGACCTAGAGATTCGCGACGGGGAGTTCCTCGTCCTCGTCGGTCCCTCGGGGTGCGGCAAGACGACCACCCTGCGGTGTATCGCGGGGCTCGAAGACGTGACGGACGGCACGATCGCCTTCGGTGACGACGACGTCACCGACCTGCGAGCGCGCGAGCGGGACGTGGCGATGGTGTTCCAGAACTACGCCCTCTATCCGCACATGAACGTGCGGGAGAACATCGGTATGGGGCTGAAGCTGTCCTCGTCGATGACCAGTGCCGAGATCGACGCCAAGGTGGAAGACGTCGCCGAGTTGCTGGGGATCGAGCCCCTACTGGCGAAGAAGCCCAAAGAGCTGTCGGGCGGCCAGCAACAACGCGTCGCGCTGGGACGGGCGATCGTCCGCGACCCAGAGGCGTTCCTCATGGACGAACCGCTGTCGAACCTCGACGCGAAGCTGCGCGCCCAGATGCGCACGGAACTGCAGACACTCCAGCACGACCTGGACG from Halobaculum marinum carries:
- a CDS encoding ABC transporter ATP-binding protein → MSGITLQTVRKEFETGEEHIVAVDDVDLEIRDGEFLVLVGPSGCGKTTTLRCIAGLEDVTDGTIAFGDDDVTDLRARERDVAMVFQNYALYPHMNVRENIGMGLKLSSSMTSAEIDAKVEDVAELLGIEPLLAKKPKELSGGQQQRVALGRAIVRDPEAFLMDEPLSNLDAKLRAQMRTELQTLQHDLDVTTVYVTHDQTEAMAMGDRIAIMDGGELQQVGTAEEVYRTPVNEFVADFIGSPSINTFDATVEGATLHGPGGFEYTLDDPSPVEGHDTVRVGIRPEDMTLVDDGVAIETTVLEPMGNENFLYATMGEEELTLRVVPSARPSPGDTVDFAFDEDSLYLFDALTSEALKTKTDAGAPLIEEPEVAE
- a CDS encoding methyl-accepting chemotaxis protein; amino-acid sequence: MELDHPDHDAQRTYRRSVEGTTPDEEKDREQLRRERDEWRHLFDQLVEEFPEPILAVDDERVLRHFNASAVANYGRPESEAIGTMGYEFFGTEGKSEILAETVARTGDAVREEEFRKVPTPDGDMWVRAIAVPMETLDGEVIGSVEMTPVVTDLVRQRERMAAAQRTVSEEIRAVLDRLRDSAENVADSSVRSADIAADQHENLEAVVGDIADLSASVEEIAATAGEVETTSMRAEEVARDGQSSAKEAIDAMESVDAAADEMATDVTDLRERIAEIDGIVEVIDGVAEQTNMLALNASIEAARAGEAGEGFAVVAEEIKELANESRQQASEIEATIEDVQETTARTVDGIRETNEELSDGIEQAEAVMAALTDIVEAVSRTAEGIADVARVTDDQAAGTEQVATTVEEVAERAQELAGEIETIADANGDQTRLVKEIDESIAELEAEMSAIGADR
- a CDS encoding carbohydrate ABC transporter permease — its product is MREETRREAVWQFLTYAFILMGATVTMVPLYWIAVASTLKESEFLSSTAPRLLPGDSFLANFESLQARQNVQFVGHPGEMTQYIDVGPFYFAYDFWHLWDMGAMESSIFVAVVYTALSLLLCSMAGFAFAKYEFRFKKPIFYAILATLILPIQLLVIPLFLLMSQLGMTNNYWAIILPWAANPLGIFLMRQNMRSIPDALLESARMDGATEFQLYYKIALPTMKSSLAALAIILFLFQWNLFLFPLVILDQGKYTIPVAINQLVGAQRVYYDQIMVAAALSVIPVFLLFLFLQKQFVSGILAGAVKE
- a CDS encoding IclR family transcriptional regulator, with product MGEYPVGASHTTARVVDALLEVDDAGVSELARELGLSKGTVHNHLQTLERLGVVRASDGRYRLGLALLDAGMTVRDRRSLYRSAREFVTELAETTGESAVLAVAEGDDAVYVDVRRPERNHYRFRAGSRVPLHTTAPGKVLLAHRSADEIDRYATAVDATPTDRTFDGSRALRKELRSVEDRGLAFDRGEFSSDMRGVAAPITAGGTAVGALGVQGPNERFSGKRLDEDLPGLVLSTAKQAGLALDQ
- a CDS encoding extracellular solute-binding protein, translating into MSKRTNTTGRRRVLKGAGLAGLAGLAGCIGTGDPAPSDGGTETSGNGGSDGGGSSTTSSGPAMAQSAEVWGWDVAAKSLDLIDDPYESEHGGDITITQIGRADMKDKFKSTLLSGSGAPGAAMMESVDAASWVDTGGLRDISDWLAEAGIKEEFVPGKWGPLEKDGGTYALPWDIGPVGTFYRRDVMEEHGIDPTSVETWDQYIEEGKKLPDGQYLLNLPSNDYDGLWRMMFRQLGGQPFTSNGAVNINSDKSLQVARILKRLRDSGVANDLASWSSAWFTAFGEGTTASLTAGAWIEGTLKAELGDTAGQWGAIKPPAIESGGSRATNWGGSNVTIAKQVDDETARRAWDYMAYTLGSKEHQLTMYKEYGIFPALESAYESEAFDQGSEFLDGQEAGRMFAEIAPEIAPYRYTVDTPEVTKAINTHFRDMMTGNKTPKEAIDAAATQVADRTGRDLA
- a CDS encoding carbohydrate ABC transporter permease, producing MAAPTSNEPLSDATVRDRARFFRQALSRRLPSLGESGVGYLFLLPTFLLFSLFLGFPILYTFYLSFFRFQGVSDETLLWIDLPGFEFQLTRIAELQFVGLQNYTAMFTDTLFLQASFNTLFILLVQVPLMVGLALLFAVALNASFVKFRGVFRTVLALPVSANLVAYSTVFLLLMQETGLVNYVLTGVGLPAIPWLSSSFWSRMTIVGAVTWRWTGYNMIILLAGLQNIPQQLYEAAEIDGASRIDKFRYVTVPQLRPVLLFVFVTSTIGTFKLFSEPVIINSGGAPLDSTITIVQYIYQTAFIDFRLGYASALTYVLIFVVSLLSAAQLRVGGSDDA